ACCGTCACATTTCTCTGCTGATTGAACCTGAACCGACAATATACCTATCTTTTACCTATTAGGCATCTCAATTTTCACCATCGCTCACGGTGCGACTTTGCTCATCCAAGGGGATAATTCACTCAAAATGGCGCCTTATTGCTCAATTATCGGCCGATTTTGCGATTGTTATCACGATGTAAAATGTACTTGGCGCGATCTTGATCTCATTTAAATACCTATAAAATACCTAAATTAATACCTACCTAATACCCATAAGGTTGGATGAAAGATGGAAAAACAAGCAATAATCAGTTTATGTCGTGCGGTAAGTATGAGTGCTGTGCTTGCCGTGAGCAGTTTGGCATTCGCAGCCACGGAAACCAAAGGTCCTAATGGAGAAAGCGCCACTCCGTATTCACAAGTCACGCTTTCCGAAGTGGAGAAAAATCAAGTGCGCGCTGCGGGATACACCGCGGCAATTTTGATGCACAGCACATCCGATTGGTCCAATGCCTTGATTGAAGGGGCAAAGGACAAATTTGCCGACCTGAACATCAAAGTGGTTGCGGTCACGGATGCGGAGTTCAACGCCAATAAACAGAAGACGGACGTTGAAACCACCATGGCGATGAAGCCAGATATTCTTATTTCGTTGGTCGTTGATCCGGTCTCGGGTGCTGCGGCGTTTCGTCCTGCGGTCGAGCAGGGCAGTAAGCTTGTGCTGATCAGTAACCTACCAAGCGGTTTTGAGCATGGTAAAGATTACGCCGGTATTGTGACGGATGATTTATTCCAGATGGGCAAAATTGCGGCTGACCTTATTGCTGATGCCGTGGATGAAAAAGGAAAAGTCGGTTTTATCTACCACGAAGCGAATTACTACGTCACTAACCAGCGCGATCAAGCAGCGTTAGCCAACTTGCAACAACGCTATTCAAACATCGAAGTGGTCGCAAAACGCGGTATTGCCAATGCCAACGATGGTGAAGTGATCGCCTCAGCCATGATTACCCAATATCCTGACATTAAAGCGATTTATGCGCCATGGGACAGCATTGCCGAAGGGGTAGTCGCTGCTACTCGTGCCGCAGGGCGCAAGGACATCAAAGTGATTACCATGGATTTGGGCGCAGCCAATGCGCTGGACATGGCCAAGCAACGCAACGTGGCCGGCATTGTCACCGATTTGCCTTATGACTTGGGCCAAACGTTGGCTCGCATGGGGGCGTTAGCGAAGTTGGAGCGTCCTACACCACCGTTTGTCACGGTGGGAGCGAGTGCGGTGACCCGAGACAACCTGTTGGATGCGTGGCAGCAAGCGTTGCGCCGCCCTGCGCCTGAAGCGGTGCAAAAAGC
The Vibrio navarrensis DNA segment above includes these coding regions:
- a CDS encoding substrate-binding domain-containing protein, with translation MEKQAIISLCRAVSMSAVLAVSSLAFAATETKGPNGESATPYSQVTLSEVEKNQVRAAGYTAAILMHSTSDWSNALIEGAKDKFADLNIKVVAVTDAEFNANKQKTDVETTMAMKPDILISLVVDPVSGAAAFRPAVEQGSKLVLISNLPSGFEHGKDYAGIVTDDLFQMGKIAADLIADAVDEKGKVGFIYHEANYYVTNQRDQAALANLQQRYSNIEVVAKRGIANANDGEVIASAMITQYPDIKAIYAPWDSIAEGVVAATRAAGRKDIKVITMDLGAANALDMAKQRNVAGIVTDLPYDLGQTLARMGALAKLERPTPPFVTVGASAVTRDNLLDAWQQALRRPAPEAVQKALK